The sequence below is a genomic window from Gossypium hirsutum isolate 1008001.06 chromosome A11, Gossypium_hirsutum_v2.1, whole genome shotgun sequence.
ATCACCCATTTTTAATCTAATAAGATTTACTTTTTTCTTTGTCCTTGACACTTCTTTGCGTATggttgataaattttttttatttgtgagATTAATGTGTTGAATTTGGATATATTGCAGCACAGGCAGCATTGAAGGTAGACTCGAAATGCCTAATTCTGCTGTGGGGTCATACTTCAAGGAACAACCTTCTGGTAAGTGGGAACTCAATGTACCAGATGACCCTGCTTCTAGAGAATATCATCGGTGGCCAGTTGGTTTTGTCACAACTGGATTTGTTCGAGGGAGGTTAGTACCGGCTTTTTCCAATATCAGCACcacaaaacttggattctattCAGTATCCAGTATAGTACTTTTATTAAAACCTATGTGGCTTTGCATATAGTGATTATCCTTTTTATATACGCAGCAAAAAGCCAACGGCAGAGGCTTTCTGTGAGGCTGTCTTGCTTGCTAGTCTGAGAGAAGAGCAGTGGAAGGAGATGACAGTGAATCGTAGGAGGAAGGAGATATATGTCCTTGTTAGGAACCTTAGGTCTTCAGCATATAGAGTTGCTCTTGCCACCATTATcctggaagaagaagaagaagatgtcAGATTCTTATGACATTGTTTCTCTTTGCTTGACCAATGCATTATTTCAGAAAacatgtttttcctttctaaatgGTGGGAAAAGCCATTGGGAGATTATATGAAGACATATATACGTCTTGCTTCCTGCTCAACCTGGCGATGAggaatcatttttcatttttctcggTAAATTATTTAGTATGAAAATCATTTTTGTTGAAATAATGATAAGAAGAAGCTTCGTTGGGTGAATggtttgtttattaattatttttagtctTAATGGTTctcgaaaattaattttctacAAAGATTTCAGTGAAGTTACGGAGAGGTAAAGCTGCAAAGACAATGCTAGATTGGAGATATCTTTTTAAAGGTGTTACTAATTTTAACCGTTTTGTGGAGAGAACTACTTAATGAAAGCCAAGTTGGCATTGAAGAAATCCATGGGGGGTACGGTGTGCTTTACATCACCCATAACATGACCAAAGAGTAGGACGATCCTTACTCAACTTCGGGTTGGGGAGGACATGGTTTTGGCTTCTACTATTGCTGCAAAGTTTTTGAAACCTTGTACCTCCCTCATATTTGTCTAAGGGACTGTACCTGCTTATTCTTACATCTTTCAGCTTTACTTCAATCCTTAGCTAGTTCAACTCTTCTTTAATCACCATTGATTTTCCTCATCCACTTCAATCCTTATTCCTTGGCATTGTTGATTTACCAGTATGCTCTTGGTGCACTGAGAGTTGAACCATTTTGGATGGTGGTCCATcgttatttttacaaattatgttttgttttcttctttcttgtacTACAAATGACcaaattttttcttattttagccaaaactttgaaaaaatatgtttataccTTATTTTAACCCCTCCCCCCAATATACCAATGGTGTGTCACGTGTTATGTTCTTATCagtatttttttttggtaaaatagaACAAAAATGATAGTTAGGTtattaaagtgaaataaaaaaaagcttaaagtatgataatttattttgcctctaattttacaaaaagaaaaggttgattttaaccttttatttaattttttttatttttttagcctttaaatttacgtttttttgtcaaatcacttaaaataaatgtaaaagttaatttttttttaaattttgttgatatTACATGCATGTGAATTATTACATGGATATCAtgtcatcatttaattaatttttaaaatttaaaaatttaaaaaatataaaaactatttttaaaaattagaagtcattaaaattatttaaaaattttaaaaatcataaaaaatatttttaaatatttttaaaagatcaaaaaattaattaaataatgaggTGTCCGTCTACATAACAATTTGTGGGTATACTAAGTTAGGAAAGTTAACAAAgattaaaatttctattaattttggGTGATTTAATAGAAAATGTAAGTTAAAGaagtaaaaaactaaaaaacttaaatgaaaaattaaaagaataatttttcGGCCAAAAAGGTCACCCTAAAAAATTAAGTATCAAAATAATTAGAGGGTAAATGGTGACTTAAAAGCGTAAAGTTAAAAAGAGAGAGAATATATTGTgaagttaaaaaaagaaaaaaaaggataaaaggTCCATTAACAGAAAAGGTTACGGACCCAACTCTAAAATTCCCGTTATCTATTTTTGTGAATAATGAGGATTAACTGGTAGAAAACTGGAAGAATCGTAAAACGCTTTGGCTGGATCTTCTCGTCGCGGTGCCCATACGAAGGGATCAACAACTCCAGACACCAGAAAAAAGTAACAAATACTCTCACttttttcccttttcatttcGACGGGACTAACTCTAAATTACAGGTACTTTCTCTCTCTCCATTGATTTGAAGTTAACCGATTTGAACTTTGATGTCTTATAATTGTTTTCCTCCAATTTCTGCTTTTTCGTCCCAGAAGATTCtcttttctagggtttttatttccAACTGGATCAAAAATTCAAGTCAggagttattattttatatattttcctttCCTAAGTTTccatatatttcaattttcaactcttaGATCTTAGGATGTTCAACTTCACCCTTGATTCTTGATACtgtaaactttgaaaaattattgtagctttaaaaaatttagttttaatctATGTTATGAGGACCGGAGGATGAGTTTCGCGAGAATACTATAATTTTCCTAAGcctttttatatatttggaaGATCATGACCTGCACTTATATCCGAAGTATATGGCACACTGGCCAATTATGAGTTTATTTTTCCTACGCTCAATAAATCTTTTTTCCGGTACATATTTGAACTAAAAGAGTTCGTGGTTTATTTACTGCTTCATAGCTAGCAATGCATTTATTACCTCCAGGATTTGACACGAATTTTTGTTTCTAAATTCAGGATTTTATTGTTGGAACTGAAGTTTTAAGGTGATGGCGAGGATCAAACCACAAGCTTTGCTACAACAGAGCAAAAGGAAGAAAGGCCCAGCTCGAATAAGTCTTACAACAATTATAATGTTGACTTTGATTGTCGTTTTGATTCTGTTTTTTGTGTATGCCACCTACAGACACTGGACTCAAAGGTTCGTTGCAATTCGGCTGTTGGCCATGAGATTTAGTGCGGCAATGCTTTTAAACTTGATTGTGTGCATGCTTTGTTTATTCATGTAATTTACTGTATGACTTGCAAATTGCAGAGCAGTGCATTTAAAAGCAAAACTGCTTTTGGAGAATaaattatggtttttatttaGTAGTCAATGGAATTTGACTCAATTTTCTTGTCTTTAGGTCAAGAATTCATATTGAAAACAGGGAATCAGTTATTGAGGTACACTCTTTAAGAACCTTACTTATTCTAAATGGTTTTCTTGATCCTCATGGTCTCATATTTGTTTTAGTCTTTGTTTCATCAATTACAGTAGAACTCTTTACTCAGTGCCCCGTATCAACGTATCATCTTTTCAGGATTTTTGAAGGCAATTTTTCTCTGTTCTTTTGTGAATGTATCCTAGTTTATGAGGCTTTCTATGATGAGGCATTTTGCCCGTTTGTTATTATTGTGTCTAACTTTATATCCTCTCTAATGATTGTGGCTTGCATTTGGTAGGGTGACAACTCTTTCATGGATTCAAAGAAATCTGATCTTCCAGGATATGCTGTAGGTTCCTTACTTGCTAAGCTCTTTCCTAATTAATATTTGGTGCCTGTGTGAATAATGTCTATTTTCTTGTAATACTGGCTGTGCCTAGTTCTGAGAAACAATATTGACCTAGGTGATTAACTTACAATGTGTTTTTTTATCCAATGCATATATATCTATATAGATTTATCTATTTAACCAGCTTTCTGCTACTAATATTTTTTTCAGTTTGCACATGTGTCTTGTGAGCACTTGAATTCATCAAAAGACATTACAGAAGAAATTCTTTTATCATGTTCTTGGTTGCGTCACCTATTAAGGAAACATATATTTCCTTAGTATGTCTCTCAATAAGGCATTTCTTTTATCTATTTAACCAGCTTTCTGCAAGTAAATTTTTCCTTCATCTTGCAGGCACGTGTCTTGTGTGTACATGAATTCATCTAAAGACATTACAAAAGAAATTCTTTTATCATGTTCTCGGTAGCATCACCTATTAAGAAAACATTTCATTAGCATGTCTCTCAATAAAGCATCTTTTTTTGGTATTCCTTTGAGGTTTTTCAATTGTATCCTACAATCTTGACAGGTTGGCTTTTTGTGATGAATGAAATTTAGCTGAGTTGTTCATTTAttactttgttttacttttagGCTTTTATATCGAAATCTTATTCAGAATGAGTTTTATCCACTGAATTAACTCTGTTTTACCCCTTCTTATGACTAGATTTTAGATACTGCGAAAGGCTCTATTACAGTGGAGCTCTTCAAGGACATTTCTCCTGAAGTTGTTGATCAATTCCTTGATTTATGGTAAGTACTGGAATCAGTAAAGTCTATGTGAtcaatatttgaattgaaaaaaaaatgatgttgGTAGAGCTGAGCAGTTCATACTTGCTTGTGGAACAGTCGGtaatagttttaaattatttttctagatcaaatttcagttttattttttaagttgttAGGCTCTAATCTTGTAGCATTGCCGTCTATTTGGGCATCATGGTGTTGTTTTTGTTGGTTGAGCGTTATGCATATGTCTATCTATCATGAATGCATGGAATTCATCACTATAGTTTTAATTCTTAAGATTCATTCTCAGAGTTTGGTTTAAACTGGCAAATTTGTTTAATGGAATTGATGTAAGTTCCATCTAATTTAGGTTTAGTGCTAAATCATGTTTAGCCATATTTTTATCTTCTAATCTAGCATCTTTTGGAATAAAAACAGACCCATTTCTTTTGTACTTTCAAGTAGTTGGTCTAGGTGGGATGTGCAAATGCATGGTTTGTTAAATCATGGGATAGGCAGGCAGCCAAACACTTCTAGGAAGTGCAGTGCaagaatttctttctttttatgtttaaaaatatattattttcccttttttcctGTTGAACATGGTGTGCTACTGAATTTCATTAGCCGGTTCAAAGGAAGACCTGTGTCTTCCAAAGTCATCCTCACAAATCATGCGATTGATATGCAGTCAGAGAGGACACTTCAATGGAATGCTTTTTCGCCATGTGATAAAGCACTATGTGATTCAGGCTGCCGATAGTGATAAGCTGGGAGCTGTAGAGGACTGGACTTTGAAAGGAAAGCAATACAGCCAACTTGATACAAGGTTAGTACATTGATGATTGAACTCAATCACTCATACTGTCCTCTTTACTTCTTCGTTGATCGACCATCCTGACTAAGGCTAGACGTGCATACTTCTTGTTGTAACTTACATCCTCTGATGTTCAACCAGTTTGAAGCATGAAGCATTCATGCTTGGAACTTCTAAGGTAAAGCATGATAAGAAAGAATTTGAGCTTTTCATCACAACTGCACCAATCCCAGATCTAAATGAGAAGCTTATTGTCTTTGGGAAGGTCATTAAGGGAGAAGACATTGTTCAGGTAACAAGCAAGCTATTGTTTATTTCCATTGAATTGTTTGTGCATTACTTTTTTCAAAATTGGTTGGAGGCATTTAAAATGTTTCCAGATTTCTTTCATATGGTTATCATTTTCAGATACCATATGCTTCATAAACCTAGAAGCTGCGGTTAAAGTTATATCTAATGTGTTGGTACAATATTTTGCCCAGGAAATTGAAGAGGTGGACACAGATGAGCATTATCGACCTAAATCTTCTATAGGGATCCGCAGTGTGAATCTGAAACAAAGCATCTAAAATCAAAACATAAGCAAATAAGTATTCTAAATGTATGTTCTGTTATTCCAAACAAAGTTTCAGCACCATCATAAGAATCAATGGTGCATCCTTTTTTGAACTTCATACTTCATGGGGGCTGGTAGTGGTATTTACTCAAAGTCAATGTCTATAGGTCAGTGTCCTTGGTATTGTTCTGGCTCTTTTTTGGGTTATCCTTTTTTGTTTTACTAACCTTCTagcattttctttgtttttttttttttggcggTGGTGGGTTTGCAAGTCTGTTTCGATATGGACACTGTATTTGTAGTTTAATAAAATTGGATGAGATGTACTTTACAAGTCCAACTCCAAATAGATAAATTGAGAAAGGTGTCTGTAATTTCGGAGAGTGATATCATTAGTGTTCCTTTTAGACTTGATTTTGATATGCAAGTTTTAGGTCCGTGAGTGTGTGTGCAGAACTTTCGTTGCCTCTTTCACAATCGTATCCCAAAGTTGATCCATTCATAGAGAGCTATTTGGAAGTTGGAACATTAGTGAAGCAGCTAATACTTAAATGCTGTAGCTTTTGTTTTTTCGGGTAAAACAAAACTACGgtaagaattaagaaatggacaCTCCAAAACATGCACGTGTTAGTCGGTTGTGGGGATTTGGAAACATTTGGCGAGATCCGAAGAATGATCAAACAATTTTTTATAACATTTGATGTTGGATTTTATTTTATACAACTTAATAATTAAGTGATATTTTGCAGGTAAAGATTATTTAAAAGTGTACTTTATTAATTGCTATTGATCACAAATGAGGGTAAAAAATGTTATTAAACTATGAGAGtggaataattataataataataataagatgatagCGATAACAAGAATACAAAATATTCTACATGATTAAATAATGAAGGCACCGCCAAGAATTCTTGTATATACAAAAatattcttaagaaaaaaattgattgagtTGAATTCCATAGCCATAACCAAGAATGAGGAACTACCTATATTGATCAGTGATGTCTTATTTTATCCAATTAGGAGGAAATGTAAAATTTATAGTTGGTGATGCAGAAACGAGAGCTCTAATGACTCACTGTACCGGCAATCTTTTATTTGCCTTCACACTCGTCTCTATCTATCTCAAGTTTAAAACCCCAAAATAAAGGGGAAAAGAGTGATAATTAGTTTGGCAAGTGAAATGAAAATGATGCCTCTGGCCCTGACTCTTCATGCTCCGCAAACTGTGATGGTATCTTCATCTCCTATTTACCTTCTTCCAACATCTTCACTGCATAATCGAACATCTTTCCGCGCCTTTTGCTCCTCTGTCTCTCCCGAAACGGTGGGTTTCCATTCATCTCCTACTCTACTCTGTAATTTGAATTCTTTTATTTACTACTTCTCCTATTTGTTTTTCAGATACACAGTGAAGGTTCAAAGGCTGAGTACAAGCCAGGAAACTTGGACCATTTTTTCCTGAATTCCTTTCGTGACAAATTGGTAAAGGTAAGTTTGGGGGAAATTGTTTCAATCCAGCTACTCAATTTGGTGTATGACAAGTCAAATAAGAAACATTTATTCGGTGTTTTTTGTTTTAAGGGCTGTTACAGGAAGTTGGATGGGATTCGGAGAAGCCTGGATATGATGGACTTATTGAATTGGCGAAAGCCCTCATGATGAACAGCAGAAGCAATTCTCACACCAAAGATGCTGCGGTGTTCCAATCTGAACTCTTTCTTCTCCCTGTTTTGCTCATTATATATCTTATTGGTGGTGGTTGCTTTGGACATGACAGGTTCGAATATTGAAGTCACTGTTTCCGCCATTATTGTTAGAGCTTTACAAAATCCTTATAGCTCCTATAGATGGAGGGAAGGTCGCTGCAATGATGGTTGGTGAGTTGAATCTTCATTCATAACATAGGACAGTTTTCTCTCAGATCGTACTTGATGTTAAATTAAATGGCTATGACTTCaattttttcttctctttgtGTGTGTTGTTAAGCAAGGGTGACTGTGTTTACCTGTCAGTGGCTTATGGGCACTTGCAAGGTTAATTCTGTGGATCTTCCTGATGGAACCTCTTGCAATAGCGGGGTAAACTTTGATTTAAGATTCACATGATAATATGAACAAAATGAGGTTCATTTTCATGATCGGAGCACTTCAATTTCTTGCAGGTTTTTGTAGAGAGATGCAAGTACTTAGAGGAAAGTAAGTGCGTGGGGATTTGTATCAATACTTGTAAGCTTCCAACACAGGTTAGtaattgttatatttatatgcatGAAATTGTTCAGCGTACCTGCAATCTAAGTGGACTTTTACCTTGAGAGTTGTTGCATTACTGGTTTTGCAGAGTTTCTTCAAGGACTACATGGGGGTCCCTCTGCTGATGGAGCCTAACTTCAGCGATTATAGCTGTCAGGTAACTCCAAGGACTCGAGCCCCATCTCTTTCTTCATAAAATTTTGGTACATTGAAGTGCGTTTCAATCTTCTGAAACACATTTTGGTTATGGGGAGTAACATTGTCAGCAAAATCAGATTGAGCGGTGACAAGTAATTTCACCCGTTCACTTTCACTTGTTTATCATCGGCAAGCCTCCTTTTCTGCAGAAGAAGTAAAAATCTATTAACTAGATTTTTACCTCAAAAAAGTGGCTAGGTTTTCATTTGCAAAGCCAAAGTACCTCTAATGATGCACTATTATATTCTTGTTATCTCTGCAACTGCTGATTTCAAGGGTCACCAATTGCCTGTTTTAAGTTGTTTTAACTTTGCTATGGTAGTTCAAATTTGGGGTTAGCCCACCATTGCCGGAGGATGATGACACCCTAAAAGAGCCCTGCCTGGATGTATGCCCAATTGCTAATAAACGACATGAAATTCAAAGAAACGTGGATGTGATGAAATGTCCAAAGGCATAACATCTTGATTTAGGCTTCCAACCTACCCAAATGTGGATGTGTACGAATTGTTGATATATAAAGATTTCTCTATAGCTGAACTCCCCTGGAACTCTCTCTCCCTTATTGTTTATGGGATAAAATCAAAATCTTATTGCTAGTACAAGTTACCATGTACTTATCAATATTTGCCGGCTTATTTGACAGCCGATAACGAGCCTGACCAGTGTGCTGTACCTTCACAATTGAAGCAAAGATGAATTGAGCATTTCCCAGCCATTGCTTCTTGTTTGCTATGTGTAATGGAATGGTTCTCGTAGTTGACCGCAGTGAATGACGCACCATTTGACCTTTTTCCCTAAAACATTTTGCTGCTCTTAAAAATTATTTGTTGCCTCTATCAGCAAACTAAAGATTCTCCTCAAATAGGAACACACGACCAAGGAAAGATAGAGAGCAAATAAAAATGCAGAAAGTGAAAATTCAAGAccataaatatgaaatttaactgaatttatgattaaacagAAAGCAACAAGGGGACTAACTAAGCTTGATAACTATACAGACAAGGCTAATTCAAGATTTGAACAGAAAATTTCTTGTTCATGTAAATAGCATCAGCCATAAGTTTTTTAGGGAAAACATATAAAACAAACTGGTTATCGAAACTTTTTCTTAGTTGCTTTACATTTCATTTCACAAAAGCTTAAACAGAACTGTAGCTGCATATAAACAAGCATATGTATACAGTTGCATTGGCATGTCATAATAGAATCATACCTCCTTTTCTTGCATCCTATCCTATTTATGGACACGGCAAACGCGACAACTTTAAAGTGCATGTAAATCATATCCAGTGGCCACAATTTCAAGAAAGGAAAGCTAGGGAATTAATTAAGAGAGTTCCATCAATCACAGGTATTGTTGTTGGCAAGCAATCTAGAAATGAAGAGCAAAAAGcgtatttcattttgtttttcaaCAACTTTAATGAATGCCATTGACTACAAAACAAATATTAAATGAAGTAATTGAATTAGCTTCATAGCAAGATCCATGAGTTCCATTGGGACTTCTGACCAGCGGCAATCAAACTGTTAACCGCGCCTCCTTTTGAGTTATCAGAGTATATGCAGTGCCATCTTTATCACCAGCACGACCTGTCCCACCAATGGGTCTCTTTTGCAATATCAAAGTTCACAATTGAGTTGATGTCAATATGACGGGCAGCAACATCAGTCGCTACAAGAACATGGAAGATGccatatttaaacttttgtagAATTTCCATTAGTGAAGCCTGATAAAGGCGGCAACCTAAAAACCCTTGTGAGAGAGCCGTGATTCAATCTCAACAACACAAGCTTTCTTGGAATGGAAGCAAAACATCACCCTCATCAATAGTACCGGGTAGCTTCTCTACAAGCCAGGGTAACTTCTCGGAATTACATGAACAACCTGGGTAATATCATCAATAGGACCTTATTTGCTGAAGGTCAAACATTCGACTAGCTTCATCAAGCATCAATTAAGTTGCTCTCATCGTTTTCATGGCCTTCATTTTAATCATGTCTGTATTGGCTTCAATCCCCACTTATACTATGCCAACAGCAGTTATACCCGCAGCTGTCTGCTGGAAAAGATTATTAGAAGCTTCATTTGGGGATACTCGAATACTCAGAGAGCTATTGATTTGGTTAAGTGGAAGGATGTATTGTCTGCAAACCAACTTCAGAAGGTTTTTGAGCATCTTGAGAATTATTTGACTTGAATTATGAGAGTAAGAAtgttttattcttctttttgtttttcgaAAAGAAGAAGATGGAGTTAAATATCTAATTGATTTGTTGGTTTATGGatctttttaacattttaattctGTACATTATAATTCTATACATAGACATTacttttaattaatcaattttttttctcgaGTCGTGCGAGGAGAAAATTTCTTATACGTTTCCAGGGAGTATTATTTAACTATATCTATCCTAATGAGCATTTCATCGAATAGTTGTAATTGATGTTCGATCTCAAAGAGAGGGAAGAGATCTTCGAAAAGTGAGTTTTTATGATCCATAAATAATCAAACCTGGATCTCAGAAGGATGGGTAAGCTTAACCATTCTTTTCTCGTGAAAAATAGGGAATCAATTGGTTAATACTCTGGAAGGGGATATCTAATGTTTGGGTAGATGTCATTATATGTTGCATGGTGTGGAGTATACCTCATTTCGGTTAAACTAAGACACATCAAGAGTTGAGCCATGGGTTTTTGCTCATTCCCAATGAACAATGCTAAGTGTtggtgcaattttttttaaagatcatGTAGGAGAATGATCTTTGATGAAGGTAGGATGGACTTAAATATTCTAGGCCTCTTGCAATACGATGCAGTGCTAGGGGGCATCGAAGTCTCTGCTACACGTAAATGCTTTTTGTTGCTTAAATTATTATAATGAATAAGGGATAGGAAAATATAAGAACAAGGAGTTAGAGATGAAAGAGATGCCCCTTATTCTGGAGTACCTATGCGCAAggacaaagttaaaaaaattttatgggaCCAAAattgaattacaaatataattttatcattatattaatttatcttttttttttcaatttataaaaggattaaattataaattttctatttttgg
It includes:
- the LOC107924348 gene encoding beta-carotene isomerase D27, chloroplastic isoform X1, producing the protein MKMMPLALTLHAPQTVMVSSSPIYLLPTSSLHNRTSFRAFCSSVSPETIHSEGSKAEYKPGNLDHFFLNSFRDKLVKEVGWDSEKPGYDGLIELAKALMMNSRSNSHTKDAAVRILKSLFPPLLLELYKILIAPIDGGKVAAMMVARVTVFTCQWLMGTCKVNSVDLPDGTSCNSGVFVERCKYLEESKCVGICINTCKLPTQSFFKDYMGVPLLMEPNFSDYSCQFKFGVSPPLPEDDDTLKEPCLDVCPIANKRHEIQRNVDVMKCPKA
- the LOC107924349 gene encoding peptidyl-prolyl cis-trans isomerase CYP21-4, producing the protein MARIKPQALLQQSKRKKGPARISLTTIIMLTLIVVLILFFVYATYRHWTQRSRIHIENRESVIEGDNSFMDSKKSDLPGYAILDTAKGSITVELFKDISPEVVDQFLDLCQRGHFNGMLFRHVIKHYVIQAADSDKLGAVEDWTLKGKQYSQLDTSLKHEAFMLGTSKVKHDKKEFELFITTAPIPDLNEKLIVFGKVIKGEDIVQEIEEVDTDEHYRPKSSIGIRSVNLKQSI
- the LOC107924348 gene encoding beta-carotene isomerase D27, chloroplastic isoform X2, which translates into the protein MKMMPLALTLHAPQTVMVSSSPIYLLPTSSLHNRTSFRAFCSSVSPETIHSEGSKAEYKPGNLDHFFLNSFRDKLVKEVGWDSEKPGYDGLIELAKALMMNSRSNSHTKDAAVRILKSLFPPLLLELYKILIAPIDGGKVAAMMVARVTVFTCQWLMGTCKVNSVDLPDGTSCNSGVFVERCKYLEESKCVGICINTCKLPTQSFFKDYMGVPLLMEPNFSDYSCQQNQIER